GCGGCGGGCGGTATGCTATAATGGCTCGCCGTGGGCTTCATCCCCTGAGGGGGCGTTGCGCTGTGGAGGACTGCGATGGACAAGATCGCGACGGTTGAGCGTCCCGTTCTGAAGGAGAAGATCCCCCCCTTTGTGCCGGGGGACACCGTCCGCGTGCACCTCAAGGTGGTGGAAGGCGGCCGGGAGCGCATCCAGGCCTTCGAGGGCGTGGTGATTGCGCGGAAGGGCGGCGGCTCGCGGGAGATGTTCACCGTTCGGCGGATCAGCCACGGCGTCGGCGTGGAGCGGACCTTCCCGCTCCACTCCCCGCGCATTGAGCGCATCGACGTCGTACGGAAGGGAAAGGTCCGCCAGGCGAAGCTGTACTACCTGCGCGGCAAGGTCGGCCGCGAAGCCCGGGTCAAGGAGATGCGCTAGCGCCCCGGGGCCGGTCCGGTGGAACTCCTCGATCGTCTACCCCTCAGCATTCCGACGCTGATCCTCCTCCTGGCGGGCGTGCTGATCGTCGCCCGCCTGGCGATCAAGCGTGCCTACGCCATCCCCCCGGCCTGGCGCAGCAGCGTCGTGGAGACCCTGGACGCCAGCATCTTCGCCGCGCTGCTGTCGCTGCTGATCATCACCTTC
This Armatimonadota bacterium DNA region includes the following protein-coding sequences:
- the rplS gene encoding 50S ribosomal protein L19; the encoded protein is MDKIATVERPVLKEKIPPFVPGDTVRVHLKVVEGGRERIQAFEGVVIARKGGGSREMFTVRRISHGVGVERTFPLHSPRIERIDVVRKGKVRQAKLYYLRGKVGREARVKEMR